The genomic interval CCATCCTCGGTTTGTGTTATTATCATGAGTACCGGTATATACGACGGAATTTCGTTTATGATTGTGGAGAGCATCTGCACAGATACCGATATTTTTCCCGAAAGAAAATTGCAGAATGCTCATGCCGGGAAATTGAAAACGGTCCCTGAGATATGCAACATCAGGAGTTATATGCCCAAGATCTTCGGCTATAATGCGTAGACATCCGGTACCGCAGGTAGCTATTTCGAAAAGCTTATGCCCGGGAGCTGGAACCCAGTATCCTTCAATCGCTGATTCTGCTTCGGCCGGAACTTCCCAGTATGCTGAAAACCCTCTGAAATGATCAAGTCTGGCCCAGTTATATAAGCCTAGATTATGGTTAAGCCTGCTGACCCACCAGCCGAAACCTTCTTGCTCGAGAATTTCCCAGTTATAAACCGGATTTCCCCAGAGTTGTCCTGTTTTACTGAAATAATCAGGCGGAACACCTGCCACGCAATATGAATTACCGTTTTCATCAAGTTTGAAAATTCTGCGGTTGGCCCAGACATCAGAGCTGTCGTGAGTGACGTATATCGGGATATCTCCGATAAGTTCAACTCCGATTTCAGCAAGATGATCGCGAAGCTGCCCCCATTGCCGGAAAAAAATCCACTGGCAGAATTTAACAAATAATATTTCCCGCGCCAGCAATTCTCCCCAATAGTGCAGACTTTCTTCTGTTCGATCTCTTATATCTTGCGGCCATTTCGTCCATCTTTCACCGTTTAAATGAAGCTTAAGCGACGTAAATAGTGCAAAATCGTTAAGCCAGTGCATGTTATCAAGTAAAAACTGGGTAAACACATGGTCATCGAGTAAATTATTGGCAACTCGCGAGAAAGCCATACGGAGAAGTGTTTCTTTTGCAAGGGCAGCCGCATCAAAGTCAGCTTTATCTGAGTCCGGAAGAGCAAAATTATTTATTTCTTCATCGTCAAGCAATCCATATTCAACCATAAGTTCGGGGCTTATTAATATGGTGTTGGCGGCAAATGCTGAAAATCCTGAATAAGGTGAATTGCAAAGCTCACTCGATGTAGGAGTTATGGGCAGAACCTGCCAGAATCTCTGGCCTGCTTCCGCCAGAAAATCTGCAAATTCATAAGCCGCAGGGCCGATATCTCCGACTCCGAATCTTGACGGTAATGATGTGAAATGGAGAAGTATTCCGCTGGAACGTTTCATCATGAGCTCCTTATGCTGACCAAAAACGATATAATAATATATCTCAGAGCATGGTAAGGATGTCCAGCTACTTTGTTTTGAGCAAAGAAATAAAATCAGGTCATATATTCAATGGGGTATGAAAATATACTGCAAAAGATTGCGCGGCTAGTTCCAGCGGTGTGGTGGTTGATAAAATTTTATCTAGAGGAACACCGTATCCTCCGAAGGCTCTCGCGCCGCTGTAAAGTTTAAGTGTCCATGGTCCGGTCGGTAGATATGACTCAAGTTTTTCAGTGATTGCAACCTTATTGAAATTAAAAATGACAACCGCATACCTTCCATCCGAAGTTGAAGGATTTCGAAGCATCAGGATAACTCCTGGCTTAATTTCCTGAACCTGACACCTGTTGTGACACGGTTCTTTCAGTGCCGGGTGTTCTTTTCTTAAAAGTAACATTTTTTTATAGAACGCAAGCATGGCTCTGCCCTGTTCAGAATCCTTTTTATTCCAGTCCAGTTGACTGGTAGTGAAAGCCGATTCATCGCTGGGATCAAGCTGTTTCTCTTGGGAAAATTTCAGTTCATGGTAGTGTTTGTCTAAGGTTTCATTTAAACTTGGGGCTGTGGAATAGTCCGAAAAATAATTGAATGGAGCTGTTTCTCCGTATTCTTCTCCCATGAAAAGTAACGGAGTGTATGGAGAGAGAAGTACGGCTCCGGCGCTCAGTTTAGCAGCTTCAAATCCTGCTTTTTTGATTGTTCTGCATTCTTCTCCCGTGCAGATAGTTTGCTCATGATTTTGGGAGTAGATGACTAACTTGCTGCCTGAAAACTCTTGAGTATTGCAGCCATGGATTCTTTTCCGATAATCAGAAAATTCTCCGCGATATGCAAAGCCGTATTGCATGGCCGAGACCATTTTTTCAGGATATCGATAGTCACGGAAAACTCCGTTTATATCCCCTGTTATTCTGTAGTGCAGGGCGTGGTGGAAATCTTCATCCCATAAAGCATCAAAGCCGTATCCACCCTTGTCATTAGGCTGTATAGAGCGAGTGGAGTTGTGATGGTCATTAATTATTAAAACACATTTTCTGTTATTTTCTTTTTCAAAAGATCTAATGCGAGTGGAAAGCTCTTCCAGAAAATGGATCGGACTTTGATCATAGATTGTTTCAGCATTATTTATGCGCAGTCCGTCGATGTGAAAGTCGCGCAGCCATGACAGAGCACATTGGATATAAAATTCGCGAACACCGAAACTGTATTGCTCATCAAAATTAATGGCTTTTCCGTGTGTTGTTGTGTGTATGTCACAAAAGAATGAATCGAAGGCTGAACTTAAGCTTTTTACAATATTATGCTGGCAGAATTCTACAACTAAAATTACCGCTATACCGCGATCATGGCTTGCCTTAACTAAAGCTTTAAATTCATCCGGTGTCCCGTAACCATTGTGTACTGCATAAGGAAAAACAGTTTTATTACCCCAGCCGCGGTGACCTGCAAACTGTGCAACTGGCAGAAGTTCCAATGTGTTTATTCCAAGTTCAGACAGATAATCCAGCTTGGAAATAAGAGCGCGTAGCGTTCCTTCCTTGGTGAAAGTTCCGACATGGGCTTCGTAAATAATCATTTCGTTTATCGGCAGGCCGGAAAAATTGTCTCCTTCCCAGTCAAATTTATGATGATCAAAGACAGTTGAGTAGGTATTTATTCCTTCAGGCTGCCATAACGATGCCGGGTCGGGGATTTTTTTTGAAGCATTAAGCAGAAATGAGTATGATGTGTCCGATGTCAGATTTTTCAATGTTAATTCATGAAAACCATAGTCGGTTTGATTCATCATAAATATATGATCAGGGTCATTATTAAAATTGATTCCAACGGTTTGGACATGAGGAGCAAATAGTCTAAACATGCAATTACCATTTTCATCAAACCGTGCTCCGAAGTGTTCTTTTTCCATTCTTGCTCTCTTAAATGCGGTTTTGTTTTAAATTTCAATTTAAGTTATAGTTAAAGCAAGCTTCGTTCGGCCCGTCTTTTGCAAGTGAATGAGTACTTACAGCTCGTAACATAATGAGGAGGCAGACCATGAACAGCACTATTAAGTCAGGCGCAGTAGAAGAACATGTACAGATAGCTGAAGTTATGGCCGGTGAAAAATCAATTTTACATGAGCTTGATTTTCAAGATGTGGCCATCTCAACTGTTGCCGTGGATGCTCTTAAAAGAGCAGCTAAGGCAGTAATGGAAAAATTTCTTCCTGGTAGTCAACCCGAAAAACTCACAGAATCTCAGGCAATAGCCTTTTTTATAGACAGAGTATTCTGGGACCAGAATTCTAAGGGATTGATCCTTTGCGCTGACGTTGCCACACGTAGTTTTTGTATTCCTATTCCAAGTCATCATTGGCATATGAAAACAGACCTTGGAACTATTCAGTAAATATTTTTATAACTTATTGCAAGTAAAAATAGAATAACAGGAGGCTTAGCCTCCTTTTTTTGTAGTTATATATAGATTAATAATTTAAAAATACTAATATGCTATAATAAATGGAGGCATATTGTAAGCGGGATGTAACTATTAAGTAACACATAAAATTGCAGATTCGAGGTATTGTTTTGCGACTAAAAACAAGTAGCAAGGGAGTACCAAATGGTTAATGAGATCTGTTCCGATCTGTTTAAATTGAGGTCACCTTTCGAAGATAGATTCAGGGGGGCTCTTTTTTCAATATTAGAAAAACCATTATCAGGGCTGCTATGTCTTCCTAAGTTGAATTCAATGTATAAAAAAGTTTCTGATGAGCAATACTGGAAAGATGAGCCGGACTTTATAGGCAAGGCTCTAGATTTGCTGGGTGTTTCGTCCGAAATTTCTGAGAATGAATTAAAAAAAATTCCAAGTTCCGGTGCTGCTGTTGTTGTATCAAATCATCCTTTCGGTGTTGTTGAGGGATTAGTCTTGCTTAGAGCGCTTAAAACTGTGCGGCCTGATGTTAAAATTATGGCAAATTTCATGCTCGGACTTATTCCGGAGATGCACGAACATCTGATTTCAGTTGATCCTTTCGGTCGTAAAAAATCACATAGTGATAATATTTCCGGTTTGAAGGAAGCCGTTAAGTGGGTAAAATCCGGCGGGATGCTGGTTGTTTTTCCGGCTGGTGAAGTTTCAAACTTAAAACTTAAGGACGGAAAAGTTGAAGATTCTGCATGGAGCCCGACAATCGGCGGAATAATCAAACGTACCGGAGCCAGCGTAGTTCCTGTTTTTTTTAATGGTCGCAACAGTTTTTTATTTCAGCTGATGGGAATTATTCATCCCCACTTGCGTACCATGTTGATCCCCCGGGAAAATCTTAATAAACAATCTGATCCTGTAAAGTTTGCAGTCGGAAGTACTGTGTCAGGTGACCGTTTATCCTTGTTTGAGACAAATCAAGAGCTGATTGAGTATTTAAGATTTCGAACATACGCACTCAAATCACGCTTTAAAATTAAGAAAAAATCAAATCTTCCGGTATTTAAAAAGAAGCTTAAACCTTTGTGTGATGAAGTTTCACAGGATAGGATTATTGCGGAAGTAGGTTCGCTTTCAGCGGAAAATAAACTTGCTGAGAATAATGAGTTTACAGTCTATGAAGTTCATTCTGCAAAATGTCCTTTTATATTGCGTGAGCTTGGAAGGTTGCGCGAGAAGACATTCCGCACAGTCGGCGAAGGGACCGGAAAGCCGGTTGATGTCGACAGGTTTGATAATACGTTCATTCATCTGGTGCTTTGGAATTATAAAAATAACGAGATTGCAGGTGCATACCGTATCGCCCGCACAGATGAGCAGATTGAGCATTATGGAATGAAGGGGGTTTACAGCGATTCCTTTTTCAGATTTACGGACGGCTTTTTTAAAAGTGTAACACCTGCGCTTGAGCTCGGACGTTCGTTCATCCGGCCTGAATATCAGAAAAACTATGCGTCTCTTTTGATGCTCTGGAAAGGAATTGCCGGATATTTATCCAAGAATCCTAAGTATCGCTACTTATTCGGATGTGTCAGTATCTCGAATGATTATAAAAAAATATCACGTGAATATATGGCCGATTCACTGCTGCGTCATCATGGTAGATCTGATCTTGCCACAATGATCTCTCCGACTAAGCCTTTAAAGTTTAAAAAACTTAAATATTGGCAGAAATGTCTGCCGCAGTCGGCTTTTTCCGAACCGGATGATCTTGAAAAAGTTGTGCAGGACATTGAAGGCGGGCAGGGTATTCCTGTGCTGATTCGCCATTATTTAAAAATAGGCGGCAGGCTTGTAGGGTTCAACGTTGATCCTGATTTCGGTAATTCGCTTGACGGGCTTATTGTTGTTGATCTGCTTGAAACTTCCGAGAGAAGTCTTGCTAAGTTTATGGGTAAGGAAGAATCCAGTTGTTATCTGGATTACCACAAAGCTTTAGAAGCAGAGCAGAGTAAGATTAATGATGAAAGATTGATTACTGGGGATATTGATAGAATCGCAGTATGACAAATTATTGGTCACAAGCTTATTGAAACAGAACCTAGTCAGTATGAAAAAAGCCTCCCGCATTTTAAGTGAGAGGCTTTCTTTTTTTGCTTGAAGTCTTGCGAACTCGGCCTTGTGTGATTAGATAAGAGTCTTCAAGGCTGAGACGAAGTTATCAATATCTTGGTCTGTTGTTGCCCATGAAGTCATCCAGCGTACTTCTGATGCTGACTCATCCCATACATAGAAAGGGAATTTTTCTTGCAACTTAGGGATGACATGAGGAGGAACGATTGCAAAAACAGCATTGGCCTCCACAGGGCGGGTGATTTTTACTTCACTGACTTCTTGAACTTTGTGAGCGAGAAGAGTAGCGAGTTCGTTGGCTCTGGCGGCGTTCTCTTTCCATAGCTCATCAGTCAGCAGAGCTTTGAACTGGGCTCCTACATAACGCATTTTAGAAATCAGCTGCATGCCTTGTTTGCGGACGAATTCAAAATCCTTACCGATTTTCGAGTTGATAAAGACCGCTGCTTCGGCGCACATGCATCCATTCTTAGTGCCGCCGAAGGAGAGGACGTCAACACCGCAATCAACGGTCATTTCTTTAAATCCGGTTCCAAGGGCGACTGCTGCGTTGGAAAGTCTTGCTCCATCCATGTGGACCAGCAGTCCGTGTTTATGAGCGTAGTCGCAAATGGCTTTTATTTCAGCAAGTGTGTAAACAGTGCCTAGTTCCGTGTTTTGAGTTATTGAGATAACGGCCGGCTGACTTTGGTGTACATCTTTTCTTCCTGCCAGCAGCGGGGCGATTGATTCAACACTGAGCTTGCCGTGAACAGCTTCGGCATGGGCAATTTTTATCCCTGCAACAGCTTCGACGGCGCCGCATTCGTCAACATTTATATGTGCGGTGTCAGCGCATATGACGCTGTTCCAGCTATTTGTTATGTGTTTAAGGATCAGTGTATTGGTGGCAGTTCCGGTTGCCATGAAGAATATTTTTGCATCGCTGCC from Desulfovibrio gilichinskyi carries:
- the malQ gene encoding 4-alpha-glucanotransferase, which encodes MKRSSGILLHFTSLPSRFGVGDIGPAAYEFADFLAEAGQRFWQVLPITPTSSELCNSPYSGFSAFAANTILISPELMVEYGLLDDEEINNFALPDSDKADFDAAALAKETLLRMAFSRVANNLLDDHVFTQFLLDNMHWLNDFALFTSLKLHLNGERWTKWPQDIRDRTEESLHYWGELLAREILFVKFCQWIFFRQWGQLRDHLAEIGVELIGDIPIYVTHDSSDVWANRRIFKLDENGNSYCVAGVPPDYFSKTGQLWGNPVYNWEILEQEGFGWWVSRLNHNLGLYNWARLDHFRGFSAYWEVPAEAESAIEGYWVPAPGHKLFEIATCGTGCLRIIAEDLGHITPDVAYLRDRFQFPGMSILQFSFGKNIGICADALHNHKRNSVVYTGTHDNNTNRGWFNQDADEVSRKNMLSYLGHDWIDESKISWELIRLLMSSVACLCIFQTQDLLNLGGEARMNIPGEANGNWGWKLVPGQLTQLIRERLGEMTELFGRTSRID
- a CDS encoding threonine aldolase family protein yields the protein MRAFASDNYAGVHPSIMKEIISVNSDDMSSYGNDPVSEAALELFAKHFGSDAKIFFMATGTATNTLILKHITNSWNSVICADTAHINVDECGAVEAVAGIKIAHAEAVHGKLSVESIAPLLAGRKDVHQSQPAVISITQNTELGTVYTLAEIKAICDYAHKHGLLVHMDGARLSNAAVALGTGFKEMTVDCGVDVLSFGGTKNGCMCAEAAVFINSKIGKDFEFVRKQGMQLISKMRYVGAQFKALLTDELWKENAARANELATLLAHKVQEVSEVKITRPVEANAVFAIVPPHVIPKLQEKFPFYVWDESASEVRWMTSWATTDQDIDNFVSALKTLI
- a CDS encoding lysophospholipid acyltransferase family protein translates to MVNEICSDLFKLRSPFEDRFRGALFSILEKPLSGLLCLPKLNSMYKKVSDEQYWKDEPDFIGKALDLLGVSSEISENELKKIPSSGAAVVVSNHPFGVVEGLVLLRALKTVRPDVKIMANFMLGLIPEMHEHLISVDPFGRKKSHSDNISGLKEAVKWVKSGGMLVVFPAGEVSNLKLKDGKVEDSAWSPTIGGIIKRTGASVVPVFFNGRNSFLFQLMGIIHPHLRTMLIPRENLNKQSDPVKFAVGSTVSGDRLSLFETNQELIEYLRFRTYALKSRFKIKKKSNLPVFKKKLKPLCDEVSQDRIIAEVGSLSAENKLAENNEFTVYEVHSAKCPFILRELGRLREKTFRTVGEGTGKPVDVDRFDNTFIHLVLWNYKNNEIAGAYRIARTDEQIEHYGMKGVYSDSFFRFTDGFFKSVTPALELGRSFIRPEYQKNYASLLMLWKGIAGYLSKNPKYRYLFGCVSISNDYKKISREYMADSLLRHHGRSDLATMISPTKPLKFKKLKYWQKCLPQSAFSEPDDLEKVVQDIEGGQGIPVLIRHYLKIGGRLVGFNVDPDFGNSLDGLIVVDLLETSERSLAKFMGKEESSCYLDYHKALEAEQSKINDERLITGDIDRIAV
- a CDS encoding alpha-amylase family glycosyl hydrolase, which gives rise to MEKEHFGARFDENGNCMFRLFAPHVQTVGINFNNDPDHIFMMNQTDYGFHELTLKNLTSDTSYSFLLNASKKIPDPASLWQPEGINTYSTVFDHHKFDWEGDNFSGLPINEMIIYEAHVGTFTKEGTLRALISKLDYLSELGINTLELLPVAQFAGHRGWGNKTVFPYAVHNGYGTPDEFKALVKASHDRGIAVILVVEFCQHNIVKSLSSAFDSFFCDIHTTTHGKAINFDEQYSFGVREFYIQCALSWLRDFHIDGLRINNAETIYDQSPIHFLEELSTRIRSFEKENNRKCVLIINDHHNSTRSIQPNDKGGYGFDALWDEDFHHALHYRITGDINGVFRDYRYPEKMVSAMQYGFAYRGEFSDYRKRIHGCNTQEFSGSKLVIYSQNHEQTICTGEECRTIKKAGFEAAKLSAGAVLLSPYTPLLFMGEEYGETAPFNYFSDYSTAPSLNETLDKHYHELKFSQEKQLDPSDESAFTTSQLDWNKKDSEQGRAMLAFYKKMLLLRKEHPALKEPCHNRCQVQEIKPGVILMLRNPSTSDGRYAVVIFNFNKVAITEKLESYLPTGPWTLKLYSGARAFGGYGVPLDKILSTTTPLELAAQSFAVYFHTPLNI